A single window of Streptomyces lunaelactis DNA harbors:
- the argB gene encoding acetylglutamate kinase, giving the protein MKTYQHPALAKAESVIEMLPWLIRHRGEIAVIKFGGNAMVDDELKAAFAHDIVFLHHAGLKPVVVHGGGPQISAELDRRGLASEFKAGLRVTTPEAMDVVRMVLAGQVQRELVGLLNQHGPLAVGLTGEDARTITASRHWPEVDGELVDIGRVGEITEVDTGAVEALIENGRIPVISSIAHSQDDGHVYNVNADTAAAALAASLGAETLMVLTDVEGLYEDWPNSNEVISRLTATELEKLLPELASGMVPKMAGCLHAVRNGVSNARVIDGRIQHSVLLEMFTDEGVGTVVVPDDEEGNA; this is encoded by the coding sequence ATGAAGACCTATCAGCACCCAGCCCTGGCCAAGGCCGAGTCCGTCATCGAGATGCTGCCGTGGCTGATCCGCCACCGCGGCGAGATCGCCGTCATCAAGTTCGGCGGCAATGCCATGGTCGACGACGAGCTGAAGGCCGCCTTCGCCCACGACATCGTCTTTCTGCACCACGCCGGACTGAAGCCGGTGGTCGTGCACGGAGGCGGACCTCAGATCAGCGCGGAGCTCGACCGGCGCGGTCTGGCCAGCGAGTTCAAGGCGGGCCTGCGCGTCACCACACCCGAGGCGATGGACGTCGTACGCATGGTTCTCGCAGGACAGGTCCAGCGCGAGCTCGTCGGCCTGCTGAACCAGCACGGGCCACTTGCCGTCGGCCTCACCGGCGAGGACGCGCGCACCATCACCGCCTCCAGGCACTGGCCCGAGGTCGACGGTGAGCTGGTCGACATCGGCAGGGTCGGCGAGATCACCGAGGTCGACACCGGCGCCGTAGAGGCGCTCATCGAGAACGGCCGGATCCCGGTGATCTCCTCGATCGCCCACTCACAGGACGACGGACATGTCTACAACGTCAATGCTGATACGGCGGCTGCGGCACTCGCTGCGTCGCTTGGCGCCGAGACGCTGATGGTGCTCACCGATGTCGAAGGCCTCTACGAGGACTGGCCGAACAGCAACGAGGTGATCAGCAGGCTCACGGCGACGGAGCTGGAGAAGCTGCTGCCCGAGCTGGCCAGCGGCATGGTGCCGAAGATGGCCGGCTGTCTGCACGCGGTGCGTAACGGCGTAAGCAACGCCCGCGTCATCGACGGCCGCATCCAGCACTCGGTCCTGCTCGAGATGTTCACGGACGAGGGAGTCGGCACGGTGGTCGTGCCGGACGACGAAGAGGGGAACGCATGA
- the argJ gene encoding bifunctional glutamate N-acetyltransferase/amino-acid acetyltransferase ArgJ, producing MSVTAAQGFSAAGVAAGIKSNGNPDLALVVNNGPSRAAAGVFTSNRVQAAPVVWSNRVLADGVVSAVVLNSGGANACTGPEGLKDTRATAEKVAEVLDGHSADQVAVASTGLIGIRLPMDRLLTGVGKAAAELSADGGERAAVAIKTTDSVHKTAVYEGAGWTVGGMAKGAGMLAPGLATMLVVLTTDADLGSESLDRALRAATRTTFDRVDSDGCMSTNDTVLLLASGASETAPEYGEFAEAVRSVCDDLARQLIGDAEGSSKEIRIDVVGAASEDDAVEVARAIARNNLLKCAIHGEDPNWGRVLAAIGTTQAEFDPDRLNVAFNGVWVCKDGAIGEDRDGVDLRGREVVITADLAAGTEPATVWANDLTAEYVHENSAYAS from the coding sequence ATGAGTGTCACGGCAGCGCAGGGCTTCTCGGCCGCAGGCGTCGCAGCCGGAATCAAGAGCAACGGCAACCCGGACCTGGCCCTGGTGGTCAACAACGGTCCGAGCAGGGCCGCGGCGGGCGTCTTCACCTCCAACCGGGTGCAGGCCGCGCCCGTGGTGTGGAGCAATCGCGTTCTCGCGGACGGGGTGGTGAGCGCCGTCGTCCTCAACTCGGGTGGCGCCAACGCCTGTACGGGACCGGAGGGCCTCAAGGACACGCGAGCGACGGCCGAGAAGGTGGCCGAGGTACTCGACGGGCACAGCGCCGACCAGGTCGCGGTCGCCTCCACCGGGCTCATCGGTATAAGACTGCCCATGGACCGGCTGCTCACCGGGGTCGGGAAGGCGGCGGCCGAACTGTCCGCGGACGGCGGCGAGAGGGCCGCGGTCGCCATCAAGACCACCGACTCGGTGCACAAGACCGCCGTGTACGAGGGCGCCGGCTGGACCGTCGGAGGGATGGCCAAGGGCGCGGGCATGCTCGCTCCCGGTCTGGCCACGATGCTGGTGGTCCTGACCACCGACGCGGACCTCGGCAGCGAGAGCCTGGACAGGGCGCTGCGCGCGGCGACCCGTACCACCTTCGACCGGGTCGACTCCGACGGCTGCATGTCCACCAACGACACCGTGCTGCTGCTAGCCTCCGGTGCCTCCGAGACCGCCCCGGAGTACGGGGAGTTCGCCGAGGCCGTACGGAGCGTGTGCGACGATCTCGCGCGGCAGCTCATCGGCGACGCCGAGGGATCCTCCAAGGAGATCCGGATCGACGTGGTGGGCGCGGCGTCGGAGGACGACGCCGTCGAGGTCGCGCGGGCCATCGCCCGTAACAACCTCCTCAAGTGCGCCATCCATGGCGAGGACCCCAACTGGGGCCGGGTGCTCGCCGCGATCGGCACCACACAGGCCGAGTTCGACCCGGACCGGCTGAACGTCGCCTTCAACGGTGTGTGGGTCTGCAAGGACGGGGCGATCGGCGAGGACCGCGACGGGGTGGACCTGCGCGGCCGGGAGGTCGTCATCACGGCCGACCTCGCGGCGGGCACGGAGCCGGCGACCGTCTGGGCCAATGACCTGACCGCCGAGTACGTCCACGAGAACAGCGCGTACGCCTCATGA
- a CDS encoding MbtH family protein, with the protein MSSNLFDDADGRFYVLVNEEEQHSLWPSFVDVPAGWRVVFGEEGHQQCLDFIEQNWTDLRPKSLREAMAA; encoded by the coding sequence ATGAGCAGCAACCTGTTCGATGACGCGGATGGCCGGTTCTATGTCCTGGTGAACGAGGAGGAGCAGCACTCCCTGTGGCCGTCGTTCGTCGACGTTCCCGCCGGCTGGCGGGTGGTGTTCGGCGAGGAGGGCCACCAGCAGTGCCTGGACTTTATCGAGCAGAACTGGACCGACCTGCGACCGAAGAGCCTGCGTGAGGCGATGGCCGCGTAA
- a CDS encoding lysine N(6)-hydroxylase/L-ornithine N(5)-oxygenase family protein — protein MGTRAHEIYDVVGIGFGPSNLSLAISLEEHQENVPAHPTRAAFFERQSAFGWHRNMLLPSATMQISFLKDLATFRNPVSRFGYVSFLHESGRLARFVNNMDFFPTRLEFHQYLEWAASRFTDRVSYGSDVTAIRLPQGAGAGSSEYLQVEARDNATGSTRVVNARNVAISTGLVPRMPDGMERDERVWHSSEFLEKYRRMNPGDLKSVAVVGAGQSAAEITRFLYDSLPHAEVSAIFPSYGYSVADDTPFANQIFDPDAVDDYYYGTDKARESFWRYHKNTNYSVVDSDVIKDLYRRSYDEDVQGTERLHFLNMTRVREVKRAGDETRVLLDTLLDGHTQELDVDAIVFATGYDSMEPSRLLGDLDRYCLRDAAGRHRVQRDNRLVTTPELSCGIYIQGGTEHTHGLSSALLSNIAVRSGEIADSIVGSRPARDRGQPLHAAAV, from the coding sequence ATGGGTACTCGTGCACACGAGATATACGACGTGGTCGGCATAGGTTTCGGCCCGTCAAATCTGTCGCTCGCCATCTCCCTGGAAGAACACCAGGAGAATGTTCCAGCGCATCCGACCAGGGCCGCGTTCTTCGAGCGGCAGTCCGCGTTCGGCTGGCACCGCAACATGCTGTTGCCGTCGGCGACCATGCAGATCTCGTTCCTGAAGGACCTGGCCACCTTCCGGAATCCGGTGTCGCGGTTCGGCTACGTGTCGTTTCTGCACGAGTCGGGCCGGCTGGCGCGGTTCGTCAACAACATGGACTTCTTCCCGACGCGTCTGGAGTTCCACCAGTACCTGGAGTGGGCGGCATCGAGGTTCACCGACCGGGTCTCCTACGGGTCGGACGTCACCGCGATCCGGCTGCCGCAGGGAGCCGGGGCGGGGAGCTCCGAGTACCTGCAGGTCGAAGCCCGGGACAATGCCACGGGCTCCACCAGGGTGGTCAACGCGCGCAACGTGGCCATCTCGACGGGCCTGGTGCCGCGCATGCCGGACGGTATGGAGCGCGATGAACGCGTCTGGCACAGCTCGGAGTTCCTGGAGAAGTACCGGCGCATGAACCCCGGCGACCTGAAGAGCGTGGCGGTGGTCGGCGCCGGCCAGAGCGCCGCCGAGATCACCAGGTTCCTGTACGACAGCCTTCCGCACGCCGAGGTGTCCGCGATCTTCCCGTCGTACGGATACTCCGTCGCGGACGACACGCCTTTCGCGAACCAGATATTCGACCCCGACGCGGTCGACGACTACTACTACGGCACGGACAAGGCGCGCGAATCATTCTGGCGCTACCACAAGAACACGAACTATTCCGTCGTCGACTCCGACGTCATCAAAGACCTGTACCGGCGCTCGTACGACGAGGACGTACAAGGCACCGAACGCCTGCATTTCCTCAACATGACAAGGGTCAGGGAGGTCAAACGGGCCGGCGACGAAACGCGTGTCCTCCTGGACACGCTGCTGGACGGCCACACGCAGGAACTCGACGTGGACGCAATCGTCTTCGCCACTGGCTACGACTCCATGGAGCCGAGCCGCCTGCTCGGGGACCTCGACCGCTACTGCCTGCGCGATGCGGCGGGACGCCACCGGGTGCAGCGCGACAACCGGCTCGTCACCACCCCCGAACTGTCCTGCGGCATCTACATCCAGGGCGGCACCGAGCACACGCACGGCCTGTCGTCGGCGCTGCTGTCGAACATCGCCGTACGCAGCGGCGAGATCGCCGACTCCATCGTGGGCAGCCGCCCCGCGCGGGATAGGGGGCAGCCGCTCCACGCCGCCGCCGTCTGA
- a CDS encoding FMN-binding negative transcriptional regulator yields MFVPNQYREPNGSWMVDVIRKNPLALMATNSSPAEGSPPAGPFATHLPVIPDPQMTGEWADDLSGTTLLGHMNRANPHWAALETGSVVLLVFTGPHGYVSPTVYEMTPAAPTWNFTSVHVHGVLEKLDPGEETLEVVQSTVRAFEGEFGTGWDMSESIGYFHKLAPAVGAFRVRVSGADGMFKLSQEQAPEVRDRVQQSFAGRESSRHRETAELMSALPCPHAALSGPPA; encoded by the coding sequence ATGTTCGTTCCCAACCAGTATCGCGAACCGAACGGTTCGTGGATGGTCGACGTGATCCGTAAGAATCCGTTGGCGCTCATGGCGACCAACAGCAGCCCGGCCGAAGGAAGTCCGCCCGCCGGCCCGTTCGCCACGCATTTGCCCGTGATACCGGATCCGCAGATGACCGGTGAATGGGCCGACGACCTGTCGGGTACGACCCTGTTGGGCCATATGAACAGAGCGAATCCCCACTGGGCCGCGCTCGAGACGGGCAGCGTCGTCCTGCTGGTCTTCACCGGACCGCACGGCTATGTCTCGCCGACGGTGTACGAGATGACGCCGGCCGCCCCGACGTGGAACTTCACCTCGGTGCATGTGCACGGCGTGCTGGAGAAGCTCGATCCGGGCGAGGAGACGCTGGAGGTGGTGCAGTCCACCGTGCGCGCCTTCGAAGGCGAATTCGGGACCGGCTGGGACATGTCCGAGTCGATCGGCTACTTCCATAAGCTCGCGCCCGCGGTGGGTGCGTTCCGGGTCAGAGTGTCCGGGGCGGACGGCATGTTCAAGCTCAGTCAAGAGCAGGCGCCCGAGGTCCGTGACCGGGTGCAGCAGTCCTTCGCCGGGCGCGAGAGCAGTCGTCATCGCGAGACGGCCGAGCTGATGAGCGCGTTGCCGTGCCCGCACGCGGCCTTGAGCGGGCCGCCGGCCTGA
- a CDS encoding LmbU family transcriptional regulator gives MMTNRTSDLEGAKVATFRRRPQALPRQRRSSGDELRHGQVLTTKVGLQIPAGMSYEDWEQAGRQLSGIVDSSSWWLGDWLVHGKDHYTDRYQRGIRTAGLQYQTLRNYAWVARRFEFGRRRHALTFQHHAEIASLPVEEQELWLDRAEQKKWTTKQLRGALRMARADEPRSAKQLETTRRLALPGSRLQWWHKAAEQSGLGLEQWVLETLDSAAGQALDEMAEMEEVQERASISA, from the coding sequence ATGATGACCAATCGGACCAGTGACCTCGAAGGCGCCAAAGTCGCCACGTTCCGCAGAAGGCCGCAGGCCCTGCCCCGGCAGCGCAGAAGTAGCGGTGACGAGCTGCGCCACGGCCAGGTGCTCACGACGAAGGTGGGTCTGCAGATACCGGCCGGGATGAGTTACGAGGACTGGGAGCAGGCCGGCCGTCAGCTCTCGGGCATCGTGGACTCGTCGTCGTGGTGGCTCGGTGACTGGCTCGTCCACGGGAAGGACCACTACACCGACCGCTACCAGCGGGGCATCCGTACGGCCGGGCTGCAGTACCAGACCCTGCGGAACTACGCGTGGGTCGCCCGGCGGTTCGAGTTCGGCCGGCGGCGCCACGCGCTGACGTTCCAGCACCACGCCGAGATAGCGTCCCTGCCGGTCGAGGAGCAGGAGCTGTGGCTCGACCGTGCCGAGCAGAAGAAGTGGACCACCAAGCAGCTACGCGGCGCTCTGCGCATGGCGCGGGCGGACGAGCCGCGAAGCGCCAAGCAGCTCGAGACGACGCGGCGCCTGGCGCTGCCCGGCAGCCGTCTCCAGTGGTGGCACAAGGCCGCGGAGCAGTCGGGACTCGGTCTCGAGCAGTGGGTCCTGGAGACGCTCGACAGCGCGGCCGGACAGGCTCTGGATGAGATGGCGGAGATGGAAGAGGTCCAGGAGCGGGCCAGCATCAGTGCCTGA
- a CDS encoding chorismate mutase, which translates to MTATTTAQASTEKTGARTEHAASLIGNARERIDALDNRIIGLIRERVAFSAMIQEARIASGGRRVNLSREMEILSHYSDAFGKPGTTLAMTLLELGRGRI; encoded by the coding sequence ATGACCGCCACCACCACTGCGCAGGCGTCCACCGAGAAGACCGGCGCCCGCACCGAGCACGCCGCATCGCTCATCGGCAACGCCCGCGAACGGATCGACGCGCTCGACAACCGCATCATCGGCCTGATCCGGGAACGGGTGGCCTTCTCGGCCATGATCCAGGAGGCCCGCATCGCATCGGGCGGCCGCCGCGTGAATCTCTCCCGTGAGATGGAGATCCTGTCCCACTACAGCGACGCGTTCGGCAAGCCCGGCACCACCCTCGCGATGACGCTCCTGGAGCTCGGCCGGGGCCGTATCTGA
- a CDS encoding non-ribosomal peptide synthetase — protein sequence MTDVTIGPGALLGEEPAVLRERGPAGIAATAGDDWLPLSLGQEQLYRLPSDGVEHHSVIAFRLHGELRVTALTEAIRQLVARHEPLRTTYAVVDGRPSQKVWSAAPVEPELADLEPLPEAAREPQLDARIREVVTAPFDLARGPVLRVLLARLTATEHVLVLCLHQIAADRWSKDVITAELGELYAAAVAGRPSRLPELRARYADHAAWQRKRFTDAKLNSRLKCWRERLADLPVLRLPTDRPRPGVRTATGALHEFRVPADVVRGLADLAQEGGSTLFSGLFTACQVLFSRYSQQQDLALGTMATGRPRQELDGLVGHFANPLVLRGTVLPQTPFTQLLAKNTLTVLDAFSHQDVPYERLVDELGDRGDGGRQPLVQAMVLLRDAFGETAELPGLSLREFHPSGVPSAYDVTVEFTETSAGDIAGVLEYDTALFDATTMQRLARHLVVLLTAAVADPSRPVGDLPLLDEEERRIVTADWAVNRAEFPADRGVHELVGEQARARPHAVAVVDGSTTVTYAELDTRANRLANLLASAGVRPGSFVAVCLPRGPELFAALLGVLRAGCAYLPLDPEYPSDRLSFMLADAEAAVCLTERRLTGRLPATDVRMICLDEQQEALAAHSAEPPRIPVSARDAAYVIYTSGSTGKPKGTVIEHRSITRLVCNADYVALREDDIVGQGADATFDAATFEIWAPLVAGAGLVVIDKHTLLDPAALIGALTRHRITTLFLTTAVFNQVVAADPSAFRTLRHLLFGGEAVNSSRVAQVLAAEPPQRLLHVYGPTETTTYATWHLVREADENAAVPIGGPLANTTVYVLDEQLAPVPIGVVGELYIAGPGVARGYLNRPELTAERFLDNPLGEAPDDRLYRTGDLVRWTPDGAIEYVGRVDHQVKVRGYRIEPSEIELVLAQHPGIEAAFVMAVEDDGQNKRLVGYVRPAAGQQPEAAELRDFVAARLPEFMVPSAFVPLAEFPLTPNGKIDRRALPAPQHTADTDSGLEPRTDTERALAGIWADVLGLPQVGITDNFYELGGDSILGIMVVAKAKKAGLPISAKDVFRRQTIAELAAVVADQA from the coding sequence ATGACCGACGTGACGATCGGCCCTGGTGCCCTGCTGGGTGAGGAGCCGGCGGTGCTGCGGGAACGCGGGCCGGCCGGCATCGCGGCCACGGCCGGAGACGACTGGCTTCCGCTCTCGCTGGGCCAGGAACAGCTGTACCGCCTTCCATCGGACGGAGTGGAGCACCACTCGGTCATCGCGTTCCGCCTGCACGGCGAGCTGCGGGTGACGGCGCTGACCGAGGCCATCAGGCAACTGGTGGCCAGGCACGAGCCGCTGCGGACCACGTACGCCGTGGTGGACGGCCGGCCTTCCCAGAAGGTGTGGTCCGCCGCCCCCGTCGAGCCGGAGCTCGCCGACCTTGAGCCACTGCCCGAGGCGGCACGCGAGCCCCAGCTGGACGCCCGGATACGGGAGGTGGTCACCGCACCCTTCGACCTCGCCCGTGGACCGGTGCTGCGTGTGCTCCTTGCCCGGCTGACCGCCACCGAGCACGTGCTGGTGCTGTGCCTGCACCAGATCGCCGCGGACCGCTGGTCGAAGGACGTCATCACCGCGGAGCTGGGCGAGCTGTACGCGGCCGCCGTGGCGGGCAGGCCCTCGCGGCTGCCCGAGCTCCGGGCGAGGTACGCGGACCATGCGGCCTGGCAGCGGAAGCGATTCACCGACGCCAAGCTCAATTCGCGCCTGAAGTGCTGGCGCGAGCGGCTCGCCGACCTGCCCGTCCTGCGCCTGCCCACTGACAGGCCACGGCCAGGCGTGCGCACTGCGACCGGCGCGCTGCACGAGTTCCGCGTGCCGGCAGACGTCGTCCGCGGCCTCGCCGACCTGGCCCAGGAGGGCGGCAGCACGCTGTTCTCCGGACTGTTCACGGCCTGCCAGGTGCTCTTCTCCCGCTACAGCCAGCAGCAGGACCTGGCGCTCGGCACGATGGCGACCGGCCGCCCCCGCCAGGAGCTCGACGGCCTGGTCGGCCACTTCGCCAACCCCCTCGTCCTGCGCGGGACCGTGCTGCCGCAAACCCCGTTCACGCAGCTTCTCGCCAAGAACACCCTCACCGTTCTGGACGCCTTCTCGCACCAGGACGTGCCCTACGAGCGCCTCGTGGACGAGCTGGGGGACCGGGGGGACGGCGGCCGTCAGCCCCTGGTGCAGGCGATGGTACTGCTGCGCGACGCCTTCGGTGAGACGGCCGAGCTGCCCGGGCTCAGCCTGCGGGAGTTCCACCCGTCCGGTGTGCCCTCGGCCTACGACGTCACCGTCGAGTTCACCGAGACCAGCGCCGGTGACATCGCCGGTGTCCTGGAGTACGACACCGCACTGTTCGACGCGACCACCATGCAGCGCCTGGCCCGCCACCTGGTGGTGCTGCTGACCGCCGCGGTGGCCGACCCCTCGCGGCCGGTCGGCGATCTCCCCCTCCTCGACGAGGAGGAGCGCCGCATCGTCACCGCCGACTGGGCGGTCAACCGGGCCGAGTTCCCCGCCGACCGGGGTGTGCACGAGCTGGTCGGCGAGCAGGCGCGCGCCCGGCCCCACGCGGTCGCGGTGGTGGACGGTTCGACCACGGTGACCTACGCGGAGCTGGACACCCGGGCGAACCGCCTTGCCAACCTTCTGGCGTCGGCCGGTGTCCGGCCGGGATCCTTCGTCGCGGTGTGCCTGCCGCGCGGACCTGAGCTGTTCGCCGCGCTGCTCGGCGTCCTGCGGGCGGGCTGCGCCTACCTGCCGCTGGACCCCGAATACCCCTCCGACCGGCTGAGCTTCATGCTCGCCGACGCCGAGGCCGCGGTGTGCCTGACCGAGCGGCGGCTGACCGGCAGGCTGCCGGCCACCGACGTGCGGATGATCTGCCTGGACGAACAGCAGGAGGCGCTGGCCGCGCACTCGGCCGAGCCGCCGCGCATCCCGGTCTCGGCGCGCGACGCCGCGTACGTCATCTACACCTCGGGCTCGACGGGCAAGCCCAAGGGGACCGTGATCGAGCACCGGTCGATCACCCGGCTGGTGTGCAACGCCGACTACGTAGCGCTGCGCGAGGACGACATCGTCGGCCAGGGCGCGGATGCCACCTTCGACGCGGCGACCTTCGAGATCTGGGCGCCGCTGGTCGCAGGAGCCGGCCTTGTCGTGATCGACAAGCACACGCTCCTCGATCCGGCCGCGCTGATCGGTGCGCTGACCCGGCACCGGATCACCACGCTGTTCCTGACCACCGCCGTCTTCAACCAGGTCGTCGCCGCGGACCCCTCCGCCTTCCGCACGCTGAGGCATCTGCTCTTCGGCGGCGAGGCGGTCAACTCCTCCCGGGTGGCCCAGGTCCTCGCGGCCGAGCCCCCGCAGCGGCTGCTGCACGTCTACGGGCCCACCGAGACCACCACGTACGCCACGTGGCATCTGGTGCGCGAGGCCGACGAGAACGCGGCCGTGCCCATCGGCGGCCCGCTCGCGAACACCACGGTCTACGTACTGGACGAGCAGCTGGCCCCGGTGCCCATCGGCGTGGTCGGCGAGCTGTACATCGCCGGCCCCGGGGTGGCCCGCGGCTATCTCAACCGCCCGGAGCTGACCGCGGAACGCTTCCTGGACAACCCGCTCGGCGAGGCACCGGACGACCGGCTGTACCGGACCGGGGACCTGGTGCGCTGGACGCCGGACGGAGCCATCGAGTACGTGGGCCGGGTGGACCACCAGGTCAAGGTCCGCGGCTACCGGATCGAGCCCAGCGAGATCGAGCTGGTCCTCGCACAGCACCCCGGCATCGAGGCCGCGTTCGTCATGGCCGTGGAGGACGACGGGCAGAACAAGCGCCTGGTCGGCTACGTCCGGCCCGCCGCCGGGCAGCAGCCGGAGGCGGCCGAACTGCGCGACTTCGTCGCCGCCCGGCTACCGGAGTTCATGGTGCCGTCCGCCTTCGTGCCGCTCGCCGAGTTCCCGCTGACCCCGAACGGCAAGATCGACCGCAGGGCGCTGCCGGCACCGCAGCACACGGCGGACACCGACAGCGGCCTCGAGCCGCGCACCGACACCGAGCGTGCGCTCGCCGGGATCTGGGCCGACGTACTCGGCCTCCCGCAGGTCGGTATCACCGACAACTTCTACGAACTCGGCGGCGACTCGATCCTGGGCATCATGGTGGTCGCCAAGGCGAAGAAGGCCGGACTGCCGATCTCCGCGAAGGATGTGTTCAGGCGGCAGACGATCGCCGAACTGGCTGCCGTGGTGGCCGACCAGGCGTAG
- a CDS encoding NAD(P)/FAD-dependent oxidoreductase, with protein sequence MYDVIVVGARVAGAPAAMLLARAGYRVLMLERARFPKDTLSTLYIHQPGVAQLNRWGVLPDVVSTGAPALDKVRYTIDDFRLEGCSWPADGISAAYAPRRHLLDSILVNAAVDAGVEFRDNCSVNDLVFEDDRVVGVRTGSVRGGGGDVERARLVIGADGMRSTVAAKLQAPLVVEDPAFTCAYYSYWSDLPAEFRLFEAPGNWVGTVPTNDGATLVAGYFPQSEFGNIRGDALNALLDCVARTAPEVREQMAGGRQLERVHGTGDQRNFFRQAAGPGWALIGDAGHHKDSITARGITDGFFQSQLLVDCIGDGLQDPERLQSALERFAVQRTEALMPYYRSTLKTARLAAPAHQVDMLRAISTSPEISDRYFSTMSGVCPVDEFLTPELLELMAERVAA encoded by the coding sequence TTGTATGACGTGATTGTGGTTGGCGCGCGGGTTGCCGGAGCACCGGCCGCGATGTTGCTCGCGCGCGCCGGGTACCGGGTGCTCATGCTCGAGCGTGCCAGGTTCCCCAAGGACACCCTGTCCACCCTGTACATCCACCAGCCCGGTGTGGCCCAGCTGAACCGCTGGGGCGTGCTGCCCGACGTCGTGAGCACCGGCGCCCCGGCCCTCGACAAGGTCCGCTACACCATCGACGACTTCCGGCTCGAAGGCTGCTCGTGGCCGGCCGACGGCATCTCGGCCGCCTATGCGCCCAGGCGTCACCTGCTCGACTCGATCCTGGTGAACGCCGCGGTGGACGCGGGAGTCGAGTTCCGCGACAACTGCTCCGTGAACGACCTCGTCTTCGAGGACGACCGCGTCGTGGGTGTGCGGACCGGTTCCGTCAGGGGCGGCGGCGGAGACGTCGAACGCGCCAGGCTGGTCATCGGCGCCGACGGAATGCGCTCGACGGTGGCGGCCAAGCTCCAGGCACCGCTCGTGGTCGAGGACCCGGCGTTCACCTGCGCCTACTACTCCTACTGGTCCGACCTCCCGGCGGAGTTCAGGCTCTTCGAGGCGCCGGGGAACTGGGTCGGCACCGTACCGACCAACGACGGCGCGACGCTGGTGGCCGGCTACTTCCCCCAGTCGGAGTTCGGGAACATCCGCGGCGACGCCCTGAACGCCCTGCTCGACTGCGTGGCAAGGACGGCGCCGGAGGTACGTGAACAGATGGCGGGCGGCCGCCAGCTGGAGCGCGTGCACGGCACCGGCGACCAGCGCAACTTCTTCCGGCAGGCGGCCGGTCCCGGCTGGGCGCTCATCGGGGACGCCGGGCACCACAAGGACTCGATCACCGCGCGCGGAATCACCGACGGCTTCTTCCAGTCCCAGCTTCTCGTGGACTGCATCGGCGACGGTCTCCAGGACCCGGAGCGGCTGCAGAGCGCACTCGAGCGTTTCGCCGTCCAGCGCACCGAGGCTCTCATGCCCTATTACCGCAGCACGCTGAAGACGGCCCGGCTGGCCGCGCCCGCGCACCAGGTGGACATGCTGCGGGCGATCTCGACGAGCCCCGAAATCAGTGACCGGTATTTCTCGACGATGTCGGGCGTCTGCCCGGTCGACGAATTCCTTACCCCCGAGCTGCTCGAACTCATGGCAGAGCGGGTGGCCGCGTAG